In Caldicellulosiruptor morganii, the following proteins share a genomic window:
- a CDS encoding M12 family metallo-peptidase, with translation MFGGSTISKYVEGYTTLKSIFGKEINSSIIQSCDRNIGQAIIYISPYVSASTHTLTQRKGILMHEMGHAMGLGHHSCSDSRNSYSADSYGSIMDYSYTEEYPTVHDICDIEIILSI, from the coding sequence ATGTTTGGCGGAAGTACAATATCCAAATATGTTGAAGGTTATACAACATTAAAGAGTATCTTTGGAAAAGAAATCAATTCTTCGATCATTCAATCCTGTGATAGGAATATTGGTCAGGCTATAATTTATATAAGCCCCTATGTAAGTGCATCTACACATACTTTAACTCAGCGAAAAGGTATTTTAATGCATGAGATGGGACACGCTATGGGCTTAGGTCATCATAGTTGTTCGGACTCAAGAAATAGCTATTCAGCTGATAGTTATGGAAGTATTATGGATTACAGTTATACCGAAGAATACCCAACTGTACATGATATATGTGACATTGAAATAATTTTGAGTATTTAA
- a CDS encoding glycoside hydrolase family 11 protein gives MRYRKLLKVLLAALMCVVLANPFYAQAAITLTSNASGTYDGYYYELWKDTGNTTMTVDTGGRFSCQWSNINNALFRTGKKFSTAWNQLGTVKITYSATYNPNGNSYLCIYGWSKNPLVEFYIVESWGSWRPPGATSLGTVTIDGGTYDIYRTTRVNQPSIEGTRTFDQYWSVRTSKRTSGTVTVTDHFRAWAAKGLNLGTIDQITLCVEGYQSSGSANITQNTFSITSDSSGGGSTTPTTTKVECENMSLSGQYASKITSPFSGVALYANNDKAYYTQYFANSTHTFSLRGCSSNSNTAAVDLRIGGTKVGTFYFTGTTPTVQTLSNISHPTGNQTIELVVTSDNGTWDVYLDYLEIK, from the coding sequence ATGAGGTACAGAAAGCTTTTAAAAGTCTTACTGGCTGCTTTGATGTGTGTTGTGTTGGCTAATCCTTTTTATGCACAGGCAGCCATAACACTTACCTCTAATGCAAGTGGGACATACGATGGTTACTACTACGAGTTGTGGAAGGACACAGGGAATACTACCATGACAGTTGACACAGGAGGAAGATTTAGCTGTCAGTGGAGTAATATTAACAATGCACTCTTCAGAACAGGTAAAAAGTTTAGTACTGCATGGAATCAGCTTGGGACTGTAAAGATTACCTACTCTGCTACCTACAATCCAAATGGCAATTCCTATCTCTGCATTTATGGATGGTCAAAAAATCCACTTGTTGAATTTTATATCGTTGAAAGCTGGGGTTCATGGCGTCCACCCGGGGCAACGTCACTTGGCACTGTAACAATTGATGGAGGAACATATGATATTTATAGGACAACTCGTGTTAACCAGCCATCAATTGAAGGAACAAGAACATTTGATCAGTACTGGAGCGTTAGAACATCGAAAAGAACAAGTGGTACTGTTACTGTAACAGATCATTTCAGAGCATGGGCTGCAAAAGGTTTGAACCTGGGTACAATTGACCAGATTACACTCTGTGTGGAAGGTTACCAGAGCAGTGGCTCAGCTAATATAACACAAAATACGTTCTCTATAACAAGTGATTCGAGTGGTGGAGGTTCAACTACGCCAACTACTACTAAAGTAGAATGCGAAAATATGTCGCTGAGTGGTCAGTATGCATCAAAAATTACTTCACCATTCTCAGGAGTAGCTTTATATGCTAATAATGATAAAGCATATTATACTCAATATTTTGCTAATTCAACCCATACTTTCTCTCTCCGCGGTTGTTCAAGTAACTCCAACACGGCAGCGGTTGACTTACGAATTGGCGGTACAAAGGTGGGTACATTCTACTTTACAGGCACAACACCAACTGTACAGACGTTAAGTAATATATCTCATCCAACGGGTAATCAAACAATTGAACTTGTAGTAACATCTGACAATGGTACATGGGATGTATATTTAGATTATCTGGAGATTAAGTAA
- a CDS encoding ABC transporter permease subunit — MACPSKLKSYKIILPLTMPAFVTIAVFNFLGAWNDLLIPLVLIQTPEKMTLPVGLLNFRGMYEAELTKMFSAVVISAIPSIIIYFVLQDKLLKGMIAGAVKG; from the coding sequence ATTGCGTGTCCCAGCAAACTCAAATCTTACAAGATAATTCTTCCATTGACCATGCCAGCTTTTGTGACAATTGCAGTGTTCAATTTCCTTGGTGCGTGGAATGACCTTTTGATACCCCTGGTTTTGATACAAACACCGGAAAAGATGACCCTGCCTGTTGGACTTTTGAATTTTAGAGGGATGTACGAAGCAGAGCTTACCAAAATGTTTTCAGCAGTTGTAATCTCTGCAATACCAAGCATAATAATTTACTTTGTTTTGCAGGACAAACTTTTAAAAGGCATGATAGCCGGTGCTGTGAAGGGATGA
- a CDS encoding helix-turn-helix domain-containing protein → MKNPELYKKIGQKLQEARKKAGLTQEAVADFLGVNKILISYYENGTREISIATLRNLANLYGYTVDYFLSDDETREPEVSFLFRADELEKEDLEVIAMANKFLINLEEMKEMLAQEKEVIKS, encoded by the coding sequence ATGAAAAATCCAGAGCTTTACAAAAAGATAGGGCAGAAACTACAGGAAGCAAGGAAGAAAGCTGGTCTTACTCAGGAAGCAGTTGCGGATTTCCTGGGTGTTAATAAAATTCTAATTTCATATTATGAAAACGGAACAAGAGAAATAAGTATTGCAACTCTGCGAAATCTTGCTAACTTATACGGTTATACAGTGGACTATTTTCTCTCTGATGATGAAACAAGAGAACCAGAAGTAAGTTTTTTGTTTCGTGCTGATGAGTTGGAAAAGGAAGACTTAGAAGTGATTGCAATGGCCAATAAGTTTTTAATTAATCTTGAGGAAATGAAAGAGATGCTTGCTCAAGAAAAGGAAGTGATTAAGAGTTGA
- a CDS encoding ImmA/IrrE family metallo-endopeptidase — MNIKQEMELLALQTRNNLGIGLFEKVNVFDLLSKVEGISLMVVEMSDKISGMLLSRKDESLIVINSRKTLGHQYFTAAHEYYHFKFDRNISHRICPIKKFEDEYEEEYKANQFAVNFLLPRQAVEFMLSRRVKNRSIEFDDVIFLEQYFEVSHQLMLIRLKELGYINKNQYEEFKKNVVKRACELGYSARLYKPTSDEGIKVYSKYLELATRLYESGRISRGKYEELLIEGGYADVVFNAPEEIEGVENEIEDADIF, encoded by the coding sequence TTGAACATAAAACAGGAAATGGAACTGTTGGCTCTTCAAACACGAAATAACCTGGGGATAGGATTGTTTGAAAAGGTGAATGTGTTCGACCTTTTGAGCAAGGTAGAGGGTATATCACTAATGGTGGTTGAAATGAGTGATAAAATATCCGGGATGCTTCTGAGTCGAAAAGATGAGAGCCTGATTGTTATAAACTCAAGAAAAACTTTGGGACATCAATATTTTACTGCTGCACATGAATATTACCACTTCAAATTTGACAGAAACATTTCTCATCGGATATGTCCAATCAAGAAGTTTGAGGATGAATACGAAGAAGAGTATAAAGCCAATCAATTTGCAGTAAACTTTTTGCTGCCAAGACAAGCGGTAGAGTTTATGCTCTCACGAAGAGTCAAAAACAGAAGTATTGAATTTGATGATGTAATTTTTTTGGAACAGTACTTTGAAGTGAGTCATCAACTAATGCTAATAAGACTTAAAGAACTTGGATACATCAATAAAAACCAGTATGAAGAGTTTAAAAAAAATGTTGTCAAAAGAGCATGTGAACTTGGGTACTCTGCGAGGTTATACAAACCCACATCTGATGAAGGAATAAAAGTTTATTCAAAGTATCTCGAGCTGGCAACAAGGTTGTATGAATCAGGCAGAATATCACGAGGTAAATATGAAGAACTGTTAATCGAAGGCGGTTATGCTGATGTAGTATTCAACGCACCAGAAGAGATAGAAGGTGTAGAAAATGAGATTGAAGATGCCGATATTTTTTGA
- a CDS encoding glycosyl hydrolase, which produces MKKCKRVVSILVILILMLSLFGSLPQFVFAATITSGAGSYTDTLPSGQVGPPATVYKTSNLTGAIPTNSWESSILRSQYSEAMYPHPLSVKFTSNGLEIGKPVKSGEGTSGYTGRFVLWQHRADMTIKNSSYSSYTDARADKMTDWSFDGVLTSGTTNVLKATITKGSPYIYFDFPTGKPQIVFPSVPTVFYGSSSSQYLGITINGISYGLFAPSGSTWSGIGTTTLTCNLPSGKTYFSIAVLPDNTTTTLNYFKDRAYAFITNTQVSWSYNANTSEVTTTFTITTTAKEGTNLDTIICLYPHQWRNNSLSYLSYTYNTVRGLMKTISGRNFTTKYKFYGILPIMPLNGSDTATLNSLLNSESTSISSSDTYWNGKEQNRVSSIVQLAKMNNNTTVLNNAISALKNNLQDWFTYSGSTDSKYFYYNSTWGTLIGYPPSYGTNDQINDHHFHYGYFINAAAQIALVDKSWAAQNQWGGMVNLLIKDIANWDRTDTRFPFLRYFDPYEGHSWASGHANFVDGNNQESFSEAMNAWQAIILWGTVTGQTAIRDLGIYLYTTEAEATYNYVFDLYKDVIDHSGVYNWNYASLIWGGKYCAEIWWDAGSVANFAAQSRGIELLPITGGSFYLAKDKTYVQNYYNEMLTQAGTSEPSSWQDIWYMYLALANPSLALSKWNTSIPNETGQSKSFTYVWLNALNTLGTPDFSTTANYPLYQVFNKNGTKTYVVYNPTDTQLTVTFSDGKVVTASANSLTVDSGGASTQTNIALNKPATASSVENSNYPAAYAFDGNLSTRWSSAFSDPQWIAVDLGATYNITGVKLYWETAYAKSFQIQVSTDNTNWTTVYSTTSGTGGINNITFTPINARYVRMYGTERGTQWGYSLWEFEVYGTQSGSAQYLPQTTWYLFNQQTSGVTPSGENLQTTNSSVTGWQPTTTITTTTKHWYSPAINGTYKAGTWQFILWTNSPGSSSQVKVEIYKVNSDGSGATLIGSQTVDVNTTGTGNHQSVFNISTSSDVSFNNQRIRISITKVSGVDCTMAYNTNDFPTRLITPAP; this is translated from the coding sequence ATGAAAAAGTGTAAAAGAGTTGTCAGTATTTTGGTAATTTTAATTCTTATGTTAAGCTTGTTTGGTTCATTGCCACAATTTGTTTTTGCTGCCACAATTACTAGTGGTGCAGGGAGCTATACTGATACTCTACCAAGTGGACAAGTTGGACCACCTGCAACTGTTTACAAAACCTCTAATTTGACAGGGGCAATTCCTACTAACAGCTGGGAAAGCTCAATTTTAAGGTCGCAGTATTCAGAAGCTATGTATCCTCACCCACTGTCTGTAAAGTTTACTTCTAACGGATTAGAAATTGGCAAGCCTGTTAAAAGCGGAGAGGGAACAAGTGGATACACAGGCAGATTTGTGTTGTGGCAACACAGGGCTGATATGACAATTAAAAATTCAAGTTACAGCAGTTACACAGATGCACGTGCAGACAAGATGACAGATTGGTCATTTGATGGTGTTTTGACAAGTGGAACAACAAACGTATTAAAAGCAACTATAACAAAGGGAAGTCCTTATATTTATTTCGATTTCCCTACAGGCAAACCTCAAATAGTATTTCCTTCTGTTCCCACTGTGTTCTATGGCAGTAGCAGTAGCCAGTATTTAGGTATAACAATAAATGGGATAAGTTATGGATTGTTTGCACCTTCAGGATCAACCTGGAGTGGTATTGGTACAACAACTCTAACGTGTAATTTACCAAGCGGCAAGACATACTTTTCTATTGCTGTTCTACCCGATAACACAACTACTACATTAAACTATTTTAAAGATAGAGCTTATGCGTTTATAACGAATACTCAGGTGTCATGGTCATATAATGCGAATACAAGTGAGGTTACAACAACATTTACAATTACCACAACAGCAAAAGAAGGCACAAATTTAGACACAATCATATGTCTTTATCCTCATCAATGGCGCAATAACTCATTGTCATATTTGTCATATACCTATAACACAGTTAGAGGGCTCATGAAAACAATATCAGGAAGAAATTTCACAACTAAATATAAGTTCTATGGTATATTACCCATTATGCCGCTTAATGGTTCTGACACAGCTACATTGAATTCCTTGCTCAATAGTGAATCTACTTCAATTTCATCATCAGATACTTACTGGAATGGGAAAGAACAAAACAGGGTTTCATCTATTGTTCAACTTGCGAAGATGAACAATAATACAACGGTATTAAACAATGCTATATCTGCTTTGAAGAACAATCTGCAAGATTGGTTTACTTATAGTGGTTCTACAGACAGCAAGTATTTCTATTACAATTCTACATGGGGAACACTTATAGGCTATCCGCCAAGTTATGGCACAAATGACCAGATAAATGATCATCACTTCCATTATGGTTATTTTATAAATGCAGCTGCGCAAATAGCTTTGGTAGATAAAAGCTGGGCAGCTCAGAATCAATGGGGTGGCATGGTAAACTTGCTTATAAAAGATATTGCAAACTGGGACAGAACAGATACAAGATTTCCATTCTTGAGATATTTTGACCCGTATGAAGGGCATTCATGGGCAAGTGGTCATGCAAACTTTGTGGATGGTAACAATCAGGAGTCATTCTCTGAAGCAATGAATGCATGGCAGGCTATAATTTTATGGGGTACAGTAACTGGGCAGACAGCAATCCGCGACTTGGGAATATATTTATACACAACTGAGGCAGAAGCCACATACAATTATGTGTTTGATTTATATAAAGATGTAATAGACCATAGCGGGGTTTATAATTGGAATTACGCATCCTTAATTTGGGGCGGAAAATACTGTGCTGAGATTTGGTGGGATGCAGGCTCAGTTGCAAATTTTGCAGCACAGAGCAGAGGTATCGAGCTTTTGCCAATAACAGGCGGTTCATTCTACCTTGCAAAAGATAAAACATATGTACAGAATTATTACAACGAAATGCTGACTCAAGCTGGGACAAGTGAGCCATCATCATGGCAGGATATTTGGTATATGTATTTAGCTTTAGCAAATCCATCATTAGCACTTTCTAAGTGGAATACATCAATACCAAATGAAACTGGTCAATCAAAATCCTTTACCTATGTATGGTTAAATGCCCTCAATACATTAGGGACACCGGATTTTAGCACAACAGCAAACTATCCGCTTTATCAGGTATTCAATAAAAATGGAACAAAAACTTATGTTGTATACAATCCGACAGACACACAACTAACTGTTACATTTTCTGATGGAAAAGTAGTCACAGCTTCTGCGAATAGCTTAACTGTGGACAGTGGTGGGGCAAGTACTCAAACAAACATTGCTTTGAACAAACCAGCAACAGCTTCATCGGTAGAAAACTCCAATTATCCGGCAGCATATGCATTTGATGGTAATTTATCAACTCGTTGGTCATCTGCATTCTCAGACCCGCAGTGGATTGCGGTTGACTTAGGTGCAACCTATAATATCACAGGTGTGAAACTATACTGGGAGACAGCATATGCAAAGTCGTTCCAGATTCAAGTATCAACAGACAATACAAACTGGACTACAGTCTATTCTACAACAAGTGGCACAGGTGGGATTAATAACATAACGTTTACGCCAATCAATGCACGCTATGTAAGAATGTACGGGACAGAGCGTGGCACACAATGGGGATATTCTTTGTGGGAGTTTGAAGTTTATGGAACTCAGAGTGGCAGTGCACAATACTTACCTCAAACTACATGGTATTTATTCAATCAGCAAACAAGCGGAGTTACACCAAGTGGAGAGAATTTGCAAACAACGAACAGTTCTGTTACGGGATGGCAGCCAACTACTACTATAACAACTACCACAAAGCATTGGTATTCACCTGCAATCAATGGCACGTACAAAGCAGGAACATGGCAATTTATATTGTGGACAAACAGTCCAGGTTCTTCTTCTCAAGTTAAAGTGGAAATCTATAAAGTAAACAGCGATGGAAGTGGAGCAACATTGATTGGTTCTCAGACAGTTGATGTAAATACAACTGGTACAGGCAATCATCAATCAGTTTTCAATATTTCTACCTCTTCCGATGTTAGTTTCAACAATCAAAGAATAAGAATTTCAATTACAAAAGTTTCTGGGGTAGATTGTACGATGGCTTATAATACCAATGATTTTCCGACAAGGTTGATTACGCCTGCTCCGTAA
- a CDS encoding type II toxin-antitoxin system VapC family toxin has protein sequence MNKKLTLYFDTSVISHLDHPDNPQNTLITQKLWDSCRKQEYIIFISELVLIELEGCNPVKRSNLYNYLRQINYNLIFLTEEINNLAEKYINAGIIPQKYKSDALHIAAATVSNCDFLVSWNFKHIVRAKTILGVNGINKLTGYKEIQIVAPNMLVDEE, from the coding sequence ATGAATAAAAAATTAACACTATACTTTGATACTTCAGTAATAAGCCATCTGGACCATCCTGACAACCCTCAGAATACATTGATAACCCAAAAACTCTGGGACAGTTGCAGAAAACAGGAATATATTATTTTCATCTCGGAACTTGTGCTGATAGAGCTTGAAGGTTGTAACCCTGTAAAAAGGTCCAACTTGTATAATTATTTGCGGCAAATCAATTATAACCTAATATTTCTAACAGAAGAAATTAACAATCTTGCAGAAAAGTATATTAACGCAGGTATTATACCACAGAAGTACAAGTCAGATGCATTGCACATAGCAGCAGCAACCGTTTCAAACTGCGATTTTCTTGTATCATGGAACTTCAAACATATTGTACGTGCGAAAACTATATTGGGAGTCAATGGGATTAATAAACTGACAGGTTATAAAGAAATTCAAATTGTGGCTCCCAATATGCTTGTAGATGAGGAGTGA
- a CDS encoding NPCBM/NEW2 domain-containing protein: MYKLHGKYTKFQFKYGVLDSSLKGARGTIRIFGDNELLGEYTCELYDDAKSATLNIAGVNYLAIEFQSLVNNDSSKIYLAICDPLLIP; encoded by the coding sequence ATATATAAACTACATGGCAAATATACAAAATTCCAATTTAAATATGGCGTGTTAGATTCTTCTTTAAAAGGTGCAAGAGGAACAATAAGGATTTTCGGTGATAATGAACTTCTTGGAGAGTATACCTGTGAACTTTATGATGATGCAAAATCGGCAACTCTGAATATAGCGGGGGTTAATTACCTGGCAATAGAGTTTCAAAGTTTAGTGAATAATGATAGTAGTAAAATATACTTGGCAATTTGTGATCCACTGCTTATTCCATAG